In Armatimonadota bacterium, one DNA window encodes the following:
- a CDS encoding glutamate-5-semialdehyde dehydrogenase, with product MSIHDTIYDSARRAKEAGRVLRTASPELKNQALYKMAELLRAKHAAIIRANAIDMENGEKRGLSSAMLDRLKLTDERIEDMAMACEEIAGLEDPVGEILDQWERPNGMLIQKVAVPMGVVGIIYESRPNVTVDSTCLCIKAGNTVLLRGGSEAINSNVALAEVLRDACAAVGLPESCVEIVKVTDREAVRAMSRCDQYLSLIIPRGGHGLIQAVTENATVPVLKHDRGMTQIYVDETCDIDLAVNVVHNSKVQRPGVCNAVENLYIHSANETAAKAILEDLKAAGVELRGCPRTCALMDGILPATEEDFDTEYLELILSVKLVDSMEEAIEEIEKHTSGLTECIITDNQANADRFLAEVDSSAVYHNASTRFTDGGQFGLGAEIGISTDKIHARGPVGVRELTIYKYVVRGTGQCRDSADKAMQTVRVRETR from the coding sequence ATGAGCATCCATGACACCATTTACGACAGTGCCCGGCGCGCGAAGGAAGCCGGTCGTGTCCTGCGCACGGCGTCGCCCGAACTGAAGAATCAGGCACTGTACAAGATGGCTGAACTCCTGCGGGCCAAGCATGCCGCGATCATCCGGGCCAACGCCATTGACATGGAGAACGGTGAGAAGCGCGGCCTGTCTTCGGCCATGCTGGACCGCCTGAAGCTCACCGATGAGCGCATCGAAGACATGGCCATGGCGTGCGAGGAGATCGCGGGTCTCGAGGACCCCGTGGGCGAGATCCTCGACCAGTGGGAGCGGCCCAACGGCATGCTTATCCAGAAAGTCGCTGTGCCCATGGGGGTAGTCGGGATCATCTATGAGTCGCGGCCGAATGTGACCGTGGACTCCACATGCCTGTGCATCAAGGCGGGCAACACTGTGCTCCTGCGCGGCGGGTCGGAAGCCATCAACTCCAACGTGGCGCTGGCCGAAGTCCTGCGCGACGCTTGCGCTGCCGTGGGCTTGCCCGAAAGCTGTGTGGAGATCGTCAAGGTCACCGATCGCGAAGCGGTGCGCGCGATGAGCCGCTGCGACCAGTACCTGAGCCTCATCATCCCCCGGGGCGGTCACGGGCTGATCCAGGCGGTCACCGAGAACGCGACGGTGCCCGTGCTCAAACATGACCGGGGGATGACCCAGATCTACGTGGACGAGACCTGCGATATCGACCTCGCGGTCAATGTGGTGCACAACTCCAAGGTGCAGCGGCCGGGCGTGTGCAACGCGGTGGAGAATCTCTACATCCACAGCGCCAATGAGACTGCCGCGAAGGCCATCCTGGAAGACCTGAAAGCCGCCGGTGTTGAGCTGCGAGGCTGCCCTCGGACCTGCGCGCTCATGGATGGCATCCTCCCTGCCACCGAGGAAGATTTCGACACGGAGTATCTGGAGCTGATCCTCTCCGTCAAGCTCGTGGACAGCATGGAAGAGGCCATTGAGGAGATCGAAAAGCATACCAGCGGCCTGACCGAGTGCATCATCACCGACAACCAGGCTAATGCCGACCGCTTCCTGGCCGAAGTGGATTCTTCGGCGGTTTACCACAATGCCTCGACCCGGTTCACCGACGGCGGGCAGTTCGGGCTGGGCGCCGAAATCGGCATCTCCACCGACAAGATCCACGCCCGAGGGCCCGTCGGCGTGCGCGAACTGACCATTTACAAGTATGTGGTCCGCGGAACTGGCCAGTGCCGAGACTCCGCGGACAAAGCCATGCAGACCGTACGGGTCAGGGAAACGAGGTAA
- a CDS encoding diacylglycerol kinase family lipid kinase yields the protein MRVALIANPRSGRRRGLKAAEIALRILRQGGWAPELRLSEAPGDAARQAHLAAEAGCEAVFVCGGDGSLSEAANGLAGTNIPLGVIPAGTGNDFARTAGISIDPRRAARQVLAGTPRPIDLLDVNHGALWSINVMGIGLDARVAARTNRRVRWVSGMPAYLMALAAELVDYRLTPVRIRVDGQEWEGEVLLLAVANAISYGAGIPISPRSRIDDGRLEVVAVGHVPRITVVPNLLRVMGGKHLSHPSVKHWSGIEVSVETPEPTPLLSDGDLKGETPFSARVAHGVLRFWLPEGFQASCTQAPDRQSSEEEL from the coding sequence ATGCGAGTGGCGCTCATCGCCAATCCCCGGTCGGGGCGCAGGCGGGGTCTGAAAGCCGCGGAAATCGCTCTGCGCATCTTGCGGCAGGGAGGCTGGGCGCCGGAGCTGCGCCTCAGCGAAGCTCCCGGAGATGCCGCAAGACAGGCCCATCTTGCTGCGGAGGCGGGCTGCGAGGCGGTCTTCGTCTGCGGCGGCGACGGCTCCCTGTCCGAGGCAGCAAACGGCCTCGCAGGCACGAATATCCCTCTGGGCGTCATCCCTGCGGGTACCGGGAACGACTTTGCGCGCACAGCCGGCATCAGTATTGACCCCAGGCGGGCCGCACGGCAGGTGCTGGCGGGCACGCCGCGGCCAATTGATCTGCTGGACGTGAACCACGGCGCCCTATGGTCCATCAATGTGATGGGCATTGGCCTGGACGCCCGGGTCGCGGCGCGCACCAACCGGCGAGTGCGCTGGGTCAGTGGCATGCCCGCGTATCTCATGGCGCTGGCGGCGGAACTTGTGGACTACCGGCTTACCCCGGTGCGCATCCGAGTGGACGGTCAGGAGTGGGAGGGCGAAGTGCTCCTGCTCGCCGTGGCCAACGCCATCAGCTACGGGGCCGGAATCCCGATTTCGCCGCGCTCCCGTATCGATGACGGGCGGCTGGAAGTGGTTGCGGTAGGGCATGTTCCCAGAATAACGGTGGTTCCGAACCTGCTGCGCGTCATGGGCGGGAAACACCTGTCCCACCCCTCCGTCAAGCACTGGAGCGGGATTGAGGTGAGCGTCGAGACGCCCGAACCCACGCCGCTGCTGTCCGACGGCGACCTGAAAGGCGAGACGCCCTTCAGCGCCCGGGTTGCTCACGGCGTCCTGCGGTTCTGGTTGCCGGAAGGCTTCCAGGCATCATGCACCCAAGCGCCGGACAGGCAATCATCCGAGGAGGAGCTGTAA
- a CDS encoding sulfatase — MNVIVIVCDSLRRDHLGCYGNDWIRTPNIDRFATESLVFDQAFSEGLPTLPARTAMWTGRYTLPFRGWRTFDHDDILLAEWLWDKGFTTSLITDVYHMHKPGMNCGRGFDSVEFIRGQEYDPWIVDPSIDISAGMERHFKPSELTERTAWFREQFMQYLRNISVRKGEEDYFIPRVFNAAIRWLERMQGRDNLLLWIDSFDPHEPWDPPEEYYARYADPAYEGQRIIDPVPSPVDGYLTPAELADIKALYAGEVDFLDKWVGIFLDAAQALGYFDNSLILFTTDHGEPFGEHGIIRKGRPWNYEELVHIPFILRMPDGTGSGTRSQALVQSCDIAPTIYDFLGVPHPPGETAPSILPLVQGETDCVRRYVVTGHHGQSWTIRDRDWSFHLDIADTGKQAMQCSPDAVPRQIVAPFGSELYNVHRDPGEQNDLLPDDTDVADELELELRRFMAGLKWEQRTHKLF; from the coding sequence ATGAACGTCATCGTGATCGTCTGCGATAGCCTGCGCAGGGACCACCTGGGCTGCTATGGAAATGACTGGATCCGCACTCCGAACATCGACCGATTCGCCACGGAATCTCTCGTCTTCGACCAGGCCTTCAGCGAAGGGCTGCCCACATTGCCGGCCCGGACCGCCATGTGGACCGGTCGCTACACCCTCCCTTTCCGAGGCTGGCGAACCTTCGACCATGACGACATTCTTCTCGCCGAATGGCTCTGGGACAAGGGTTTCACCACGAGCCTCATCACCGACGTGTACCACATGCACAAGCCGGGGATGAATTGTGGGCGGGGATTCGACAGCGTGGAGTTCATCCGCGGGCAGGAGTATGATCCCTGGATTGTTGACCCGTCCATTGACATCTCCGCGGGCATGGAGCGGCATTTCAAGCCGTCGGAACTCACCGAGCGCACGGCGTGGTTCCGCGAACAGTTCATGCAATACCTGCGGAACATCTCGGTGCGGAAGGGGGAGGAGGACTACTTCATCCCACGGGTTTTCAATGCCGCCATCCGGTGGCTGGAACGCATGCAGGGCCGAGACAACCTGCTCCTGTGGATCGACAGCTTCGACCCCCACGAGCCGTGGGACCCGCCCGAGGAGTACTACGCTCGCTATGCCGATCCGGCCTACGAGGGGCAGCGCATCATCGATCCGGTGCCCTCGCCGGTGGACGGGTACCTGACGCCGGCGGAACTCGCGGATATCAAGGCGCTCTATGCGGGCGAGGTGGACTTCCTGGACAAGTGGGTCGGCATCTTCCTGGATGCGGCCCAGGCGCTTGGGTACTTCGACAACTCTCTCATTCTTTTCACGACCGACCACGGCGAACCTTTCGGCGAGCACGGAATCATCCGGAAGGGTCGCCCATGGAACTACGAGGAACTGGTGCACATCCCCTTCATCCTGCGCATGCCTGACGGAACCGGTTCCGGCACGCGCAGCCAAGCGCTGGTGCAGTCGTGCGACATCGCGCCGACGATTTACGATTTCCTGGGCGTCCCACACCCGCCCGGCGAGACTGCGCCGTCGATCCTCCCGCTGGTGCAGGGCGAGACTGATTGTGTGCGCCGGTATGTGGTCACGGGACACCACGGGCAGTCCTGGACCATCCGCGACCGGGACTGGAGCTTTCACCTGGACATCGCGGACACGGGCAAGCAGGCCATGCAGTGCAGCCCCGATGCGGTGCCGAGGCAGATCGTGGCGCCTTTCGGGTCAGAGTTGTACAACGTTCATCGCGACCCGGGGGAACAGAACGACCTCCTGCCGGACGACACCGATGTAGCCGACGAACTGGAGCTTGAACTGCGTCGGTTCATGGCCGGGCTGAAGTGGGAGCAGAGAACCCACAAGTTGTTCTGA
- a CDS encoding UTP--glucose-1-phosphate uridylyltransferase, producing the protein MSVLRAVIPAAGLGTRLYPATKSQPKEMLPLGTKPTIHLVAEELVGAGLRDLLIVIGRHKRAIADHFDQADGIPPHDNCDRCSELFDNPLIHFFYTRQSVPKGLGDAVMQARSFVGHQHFVVALGDCVIVGPERSSLMNRLLQTHEQHSAAATVATQRVSPEATSRYGIVDPESSDDSMALKLRDIVEKPGPDKAPSNLAVCARYVFSPVVFDYIEQTAPGYGGEVQLTDAIRAMIRDGLPVYAVPLVAGEDRLDVGNFESYAKAFIRLMLSHEELGPGLRKYTSELIDRIDG; encoded by the coding sequence TTGAGCGTCTTGAGGGCAGTGATACCAGCTGCCGGGCTTGGGACGCGGCTTTATCCGGCGACCAAGTCCCAGCCCAAAGAGATGCTCCCCTTGGGCACCAAACCCACCATTCATCTCGTTGCTGAAGAGCTGGTTGGGGCCGGACTGCGGGACCTTCTCATCGTCATCGGCCGCCACAAACGAGCCATCGCGGACCACTTCGACCAGGCCGATGGTATCCCACCCCACGACAACTGCGACCGCTGCAGCGAACTGTTCGACAACCCGCTCATCCACTTCTTTTACACTCGCCAATCCGTGCCGAAAGGGCTTGGCGATGCAGTCATGCAGGCCCGGTCTTTCGTCGGGCACCAGCATTTCGTGGTTGCGCTCGGAGACTGCGTCATCGTGGGGCCCGAGCGTTCGTCGCTCATGAACCGTCTGCTGCAGACACACGAACAGCACAGTGCGGCCGCGACCGTCGCCACCCAGCGTGTCTCGCCTGAGGCCACCTCGCGGTATGGTATCGTGGACCCCGAGAGCTCGGATGACAGCATGGCGCTGAAGCTGCGGGATATCGTGGAGAAGCCTGGGCCGGACAAAGCTCCGAGCAATCTTGCTGTCTGCGCGCGGTATGTATTCTCGCCGGTCGTTTTCGATTACATCGAGCAGACGGCCCCCGGATATGGGGGCGAAGTTCAGTTGACCGACGCTATCCGGGCTATGATCCGCGACGGCCTTCCGGTCTATGCTGTGCCTCTCGTGGCCGGCGAGGACAGACTGGACGTGGGCAACTTCGAGTCCTATGCGAAAGCATTCATCCGCCTGATGCTGTCCCACGAAGAGCTCGGACCGGGGCTGAGGAAGTACACATCTGAACTGATCGACCGCATCGACGGCTAG
- a CDS encoding PRC-barrel domain-containing protein, which yields MRDIASIVGLKVIAAREGRDLGPVTQVIVDLASGQFEGVIVGKGPLEKGIEAKDITVIGVDAVMVETHKVAKHLSELPRLLEKRRDPREGSREVLTDAGTRVGTLGTIYIDPEERRVTRYEVSGGAWRDITEGVLSLPPVEGTVDGKDSVIIPASVLEHHVGVEGGLKAQLARLAEVARNQARHAGERIEETVSGGDRRPPEAVQEPDTQPQMPEETDPRGED from the coding sequence ATGCGGGACATCGCTTCCATCGTGGGACTGAAGGTGATTGCCGCCCGGGAAGGCCGTGACCTCGGCCCGGTCACCCAGGTGATAGTGGACCTCGCCTCGGGCCAGTTCGAGGGAGTCATCGTCGGCAAGGGGCCCCTCGAGAAGGGCATTGAGGCCAAGGACATCACGGTCATTGGCGTCGATGCGGTGATGGTTGAGACGCACAAGGTGGCCAAGCACCTGTCCGAGTTGCCGCGTTTGCTGGAGAAGCGCCGCGACCCGCGCGAGGGCAGCCGGGAAGTGCTCACCGACGCCGGCACGCGCGTGGGTACGCTGGGCACGATCTACATCGACCCGGAGGAGCGGCGCGTCACCAGGTATGAAGTCTCCGGTGGCGCCTGGCGCGACATCACAGAAGGTGTATTGAGCCTGCCTCCGGTTGAGGGCACCGTGGACGGCAAAGATTCCGTGATCATCCCCGCCTCGGTCCTCGAGCATCATGTTGGCGTGGAGGGCGGGCTCAAGGCACAACTCGCCCGGCTGGCCGAAGTAGCGCGGAACCAGGCCCGGCATGCCGGAGAGCGCATCGAGGAAACGGTCAGCGGCGGAGATAGGCGTCCACCCGAGGCCGTTCAGGAGCCGGATACGCAGCCGCAGATGCCGGAAGAGACGGACCCGCGGGGCGAAGATTGA
- the murB gene encoding UDP-N-acetylmuramate dehydrogenase — protein sequence MYTMCNNLLADLQRVPDLQVETGVPMSLHTSFGIGGPADILVTPITAEALAQTLKICHDAGEKPLILGKGTNMLVLDGGIRGVVVKLAGGMQSVTVEDDTVTAESGARLACICRTCADNGLTGLEWAAGIPGTLGGALNMNAGANGGEIGQLTEWVTVATYCGELKTLTRDELSFGYRTSIFQTMDAVIARACLKLEHSCAADVRKKMHDVVQLRCQKQPVAMPSAGCIFKRPLNDYAGRLLEEAGAKGMQVGGAVVSPKHANFIVNAGGATAQDVLELIELVQGRVRELFGVELHTEVCVVGEPLPRPKSGCVTTLTHATK from the coding sequence ATGTACACGATGTGCAATAACCTTCTTGCTGACCTGCAAAGAGTGCCGGACCTCCAGGTCGAGACGGGTGTGCCCATGTCTCTGCACACCTCTTTCGGTATCGGCGGCCCGGCTGATATCCTCGTCACTCCCATCACTGCCGAAGCGCTGGCCCAGACCCTCAAAATCTGCCACGATGCCGGCGAGAAGCCGCTAATTCTGGGCAAAGGCACCAACATGCTGGTGCTCGATGGTGGCATCCGGGGTGTAGTTGTCAAGCTCGCGGGTGGCATGCAGTCGGTCACTGTTGAGGACGACACGGTGACGGCGGAAAGTGGTGCGCGTCTGGCCTGCATCTGCAGGACCTGTGCCGACAACGGCCTGACGGGCCTGGAATGGGCGGCGGGAATACCAGGCACTCTTGGCGGCGCGCTGAATATGAACGCGGGTGCCAACGGCGGAGAGATCGGCCAACTCACCGAGTGGGTAACCGTCGCCACATACTGCGGCGAACTCAAGACGCTTACTCGGGACGAGCTTTCCTTCGGCTACCGCACCAGCATCTTCCAGACCATGGACGCCGTGATCGCCCGGGCCTGCCTGAAGCTCGAGCATTCCTGCGCCGCGGACGTGCGCAAGAAGATGCACGACGTGGTACAGCTTCGGTGCCAGAAGCAGCCCGTCGCCATGCCCAGCGCCGGCTGCATTTTCAAGCGCCCCCTCAATGACTACGCGGGCCGCCTTCTCGAAGAGGCCGGCGCCAAAGGCATGCAGGTTGGCGGTGCGGTAGTCTCACCGAAGCATGCTAACTTCATCGTCAATGCCGGCGGCGCAACGGCCCAGGATGTGCTGGAACTCATCGAACTGGTGCAGGGCCGGGTGCGCGAATTGTTCGGAGTGGAGCTGCACACGGAGGTCTGCGTGGTTGGCGAGCCGCTCCCCCGTCCGAAAAGCGGCTGCGTCACAACCCTCACCCACGCCACGAAATAG
- a CDS encoding carbon-nitrogen hydrolase family protein, translated as MARNIRVSTIAWSAGSAGLKNLDDVHEKLSELLEEAARAKPDLVALTEFCNVHGGCDWDQQAQPIPGPTSNLCADIARKHGMYVVCSIPEQQGDVMRNTSAFIGRDGQIVGKYHKYQPTIGEMEKGIVPGEDAPAFDLDFGKTGAAICFDLKFFEVGQTLANHGTRLCIFSSMFIGGVRLEHWARDFGMYMVSSVPARSYIVDMSGRVLVETGMEINPVRSGFLPPIASAVINMDRCLFHLDGNQNKLPDILKKYGPGVEIEVDYPEAHFTLASTMDDVTVDDIIAEFELEPWNAYLKRARGVREKMLREGKV; from the coding sequence ATGGCACGCAACATTCGAGTGTCCACCATCGCCTGGTCCGCGGGATCTGCGGGGCTGAAAAACCTGGACGACGTGCACGAGAAGCTGTCGGAACTGCTTGAGGAAGCAGCCCGCGCGAAGCCCGATCTCGTGGCGCTCACGGAGTTCTGCAACGTTCACGGCGGGTGCGATTGGGATCAGCAGGCCCAGCCGATTCCGGGGCCGACCTCAAACCTGTGCGCAGACATCGCCCGCAAGCATGGCATGTATGTGGTCTGCTCCATCCCCGAGCAGCAGGGCGATGTGATGCGCAATACGTCGGCCTTCATCGGGCGCGACGGGCAGATTGTCGGCAAGTACCACAAGTACCAGCCCACCATTGGTGAAATGGAGAAGGGGATCGTGCCCGGAGAGGATGCCCCGGCCTTCGACCTGGACTTCGGCAAGACCGGCGCGGCAATCTGCTTCGACCTCAAGTTTTTCGAGGTGGGGCAGACCCTGGCGAACCATGGCACGCGACTGTGCATCTTCTCATCCATGTTTATCGGCGGCGTGCGCCTGGAGCACTGGGCGCGGGACTTCGGCATGTACATGGTTTCCAGCGTGCCCGCACGCAGCTACATCGTGGACATGTCCGGCCGGGTGCTTGTGGAGACAGGTATGGAGATCAACCCGGTGCGGTCCGGGTTCCTGCCGCCCATCGCCTCCGCAGTCATCAACATGGACCGCTGCCTCTTCCACCTCGACGGCAACCAGAACAAGCTCCCGGACATTCTGAAGAAGTATGGACCGGGAGTGGAGATCGAAGTGGATTACCCCGAGGCGCACTTCACCCTGGCCAGCACGATGGATGATGTCACCGTGGACGACATCATCGCGGAGTTCGAGCTGGAACCGTGGAATGCCTACTTGAAGCGGGCCAGGGGCGTGCGAGAAAAGATGCTGCGGGAGGGCAAGGTGTAG
- a CDS encoding NAD(P)-dependent oxidoreductase — MRVLVTGGAGYVGSVVCERLARSHEVVSFDARLPEHGHGRFIRGDILNSAHLAEAMIGVDAVVHLAAIPHPAYDPSDAVMMTNVMGTQRVVEAAALGSPKRLVFASSDSAYGFVFGRGEILPSYLPVDERHPTEPLDCYGLSKLLGEEICRRYTRSHALETVCLRYCWVWNEALYQNLAGLSRDPGQFVGQLWGYVDARDVAQAVEKSINTPGITHATLNISAPRTFQALPTLELLERYLPHAARKDNPMWDDPHCALISIDRAREVIGFEPEYDCREQAGLTA; from the coding sequence ATGAGGGTCCTGGTCACGGGTGGCGCCGGCTACGTTGGATCGGTCGTCTGCGAGCGGCTCGCCCGGTCGCATGAGGTCGTAAGCTTCGACGCGCGACTGCCCGAGCACGGGCACGGGCGCTTCATTCGCGGCGACATCCTCAACTCGGCCCACCTCGCGGAGGCCATGATAGGCGTCGACGCCGTCGTGCATCTCGCGGCCATTCCTCATCCGGCATATGACCCGTCCGACGCCGTGATGATGACCAATGTGATGGGCACCCAGCGCGTGGTTGAGGCCGCCGCGCTTGGTTCGCCGAAGCGCCTGGTGTTCGCGAGCAGCGATTCCGCCTACGGTTTCGTCTTTGGTCGCGGTGAGATCCTGCCATCCTACCTGCCGGTGGATGAACGTCATCCAACCGAACCCCTGGACTGCTATGGGCTGAGCAAGCTGCTCGGGGAGGAAATCTGCCGCCGCTATACCCGCTCCCATGCCCTCGAGACTGTCTGCCTTCGCTATTGCTGGGTCTGGAACGAAGCCCTGTACCAGAATCTGGCCGGGCTGTCGCGGGATCCTGGGCAGTTCGTGGGCCAGCTCTGGGGTTACGTAGACGCCCGCGACGTCGCGCAGGCTGTGGAGAAGTCCATCAACACGCCGGGAATTACCCATGCGACGCTGAACATCAGCGCCCCGCGCACTTTCCAAGCCCTGCCCACGCTGGAACTTCTGGAACGCTACCTGCCGCACGCCGCACGTAAGGATAACCCGATGTGGGATGACCCGCACTGTGCGCTGATCTCGATCGATCGCGCCCGGGAAGTCATCGGCTTCGAGCCGGAATATGACTGCCGCGAACAGGCTGGATTGACCGCCTGA
- a CDS encoding PEGA domain-containing protein, translated as MRSDTLTLLAAIAFCLGIAGAPVFAQEAPRPGLDSPKLRVAVADFQAIGGDPARATQLSDAVRRAISAHPQVEVVSGQEILRAVADARVDILASRPEAARRIGDRFGVDAIVFGRVIADLSGVTDDAVAVPVPLGQVVVAETLTLAGQLHPGVAVPLGPAVDAPAELAAHAISLLPAMGRVLSIIDSPEGVVIQLFPVGGRVLATASEYGVYDPVQFRVPGEDPSGLGAALARQDLRTGRLTGRVRTAAEADGHAIEATSIDPDGRIAVGQLVGLAPMPGMKRPGLPLPALVVNSQPGQALVTVNGRVAGITPVAVALAAGESTVAEISLRDHIAGAYEITAAQDEALAMAVALKEIPPFGELVVRTDPVGAKVRLDGREIGETPLSVKDVASGDHQLTLNLPGHKPVTRSVTIRRQRSTEVEVALEKDLRSVRIVSVPEGARVALDGVQVGSTPLDLPSVATGLRELRLTLPGHAVLTEPLTVESTDELQVFSFRLRPLAGNVRVETTPPGAKVTLDGEERGKSPVAVTGLPIGQHTVSIELDGFLPVKRAVQVEDQQTAVVQEALTRAEGQLICVSVPAGARIILDGRDQGVTPRTLTGVPVGKRQVTLELEGYQTWSGKAPVIHGQTTKVEVGLIRINP; from the coding sequence TTGCGCAGTGACACGTTGACATTGTTGGCCGCAATCGCCTTCTGCCTCGGCATTGCCGGTGCCCCTGTCTTTGCTCAGGAAGCCCCACGTCCCGGCCTGGATAGCCCGAAACTCCGGGTCGCCGTGGCTGATTTCCAGGCAATCGGTGGCGATCCGGCCCGGGCCACGCAACTCAGCGACGCCGTGCGCAGGGCGATCAGCGCTCACCCCCAGGTGGAGGTTGTCAGCGGCCAGGAGATATTGCGGGCGGTCGCTGATGCCCGCGTGGACATCCTGGCGTCGCGTCCCGAAGCCGCCCGCAGAATTGGCGACCGCTTCGGCGTAGATGCCATCGTTTTCGGGCGCGTTATTGCAGACCTGTCAGGGGTAACCGACGATGCTGTAGCGGTGCCTGTCCCGCTGGGACAGGTTGTCGTGGCCGAGACGCTCACGCTGGCAGGGCAGCTCCACCCCGGGGTCGCGGTGCCGCTCGGCCCGGCTGTGGACGCACCGGCTGAACTAGCGGCCCACGCCATCTCACTCTTGCCCGCGATGGGGCGCGTCTTGTCCATCATCGACTCCCCCGAGGGGGTCGTCATTCAGCTCTTCCCCGTGGGAGGCCGGGTCCTTGCCACCGCCTCGGAGTACGGCGTCTACGACCCGGTGCAGTTTCGCGTGCCCGGCGAAGATCCTTCGGGACTTGGTGCGGCCTTAGCCCGTCAGGACCTGCGCACCGGGCGCCTGACAGGCCGAGTGCGCACCGCTGCCGAAGCCGACGGTCACGCCATCGAGGCCACCTCCATCGACCCCGACGGCCGTATCGCGGTGGGCCAACTGGTGGGCCTTGCGCCGATGCCCGGTATGAAGCGGCCTGGACTCCCGCTCCCTGCGCTGGTTGTCAACTCCCAGCCCGGGCAGGCTCTGGTGACCGTGAACGGGCGCGTGGCGGGGATCACACCGGTGGCTGTCGCGCTCGCGGCTGGAGAGAGCACGGTGGCAGAAATCTCCCTTCGGGATCACATTGCGGGGGCCTACGAAATCACTGCCGCGCAGGATGAAGCGCTGGCGATGGCAGTGGCGCTCAAGGAAATCCCACCCTTCGGCGAACTGGTTGTCAGGACGGATCCGGTGGGCGCGAAGGTGAGGCTGGATGGGCGCGAGATAGGTGAGACGCCGCTATCTGTGAAGGATGTTGCTTCGGGCGACCACCAACTGACGCTGAACCTGCCAGGACACAAGCCGGTCACCCGCTCCGTGACAATCCGTCGCCAGCGTTCAACGGAAGTCGAAGTCGCCCTGGAGAAAGACCTGCGCTCCGTGCGCATCGTCTCGGTGCCCGAGGGCGCCCGGGTTGCTCTGGATGGGGTGCAGGTGGGCTCGACGCCGCTGGACCTTCCGTCTGTGGCCACGGGGCTCCGCGAACTGCGCCTGACGCTCCCGGGTCATGCGGTGCTCACTGAGCCGCTGACCGTGGAGTCCACAGACGAGTTGCAGGTCTTCAGTTTCCGCCTGCGGCCGTTGGCCGGGAATGTGCGCGTCGAGACCACACCGCCGGGGGCCAAGGTCACACTGGATGGCGAGGAACGCGGGAAGAGCCCCGTGGCGGTCACAGGTCTGCCCATCGGGCAGCACACGGTCAGCATCGAACTGGACGGCTTCCTGCCGGTGAAGCGAGCCGTCCAGGTCGAGGATCAGCAGACCGCGGTGGTTCAGGAAGCTCTGACTCGTGCCGAAGGACAGCTCATCTGCGTCAGCGTTCCCGCCGGCGCCAGGATCATCCTGGACGGACGGGACCAGGGCGTCACGCCGCGCACACTCACTGGAGTGCCGGTGGGCAAGCGGCAGGTGACGCTGGAACTCGAAGGTTACCAGACCTGGAGCGGGAAGGCCCCCGTCATCCATGGGCAAACCACCAAGGTTGAGGTGGGACTGATCCGCATCAACCCGTGA